In Vigna radiata var. radiata cultivar VC1973A chromosome 3, Vradiata_ver6, whole genome shotgun sequence, the following proteins share a genomic window:
- the LOC106757471 gene encoding uncharacterized protein LOC106757471 yields MGNCLVLQEKVVRIMKTDGKILEYKTPIRVEEVLLQFSGHAVSESLTVVRYLDPQTKLARGQLYHLVALPPPSPKTNKKVRFADPEVQDLHKSNVVRIKLVISKQELQNMLQNGGFSVSNMLSLVHDEVKVQDFTLKNDDVSQGWKPALESIPEVK; encoded by the coding sequence ATGGGAAATTGCTTAGTGCTGCAAGAGAAGGTTGTCAGAATCATGAAAACAGATGGAAAAATTCTTGAATACAAAACACCCATAAGAGTGGAAGAGGTTTTGCTACAATTTTCTGGGCATGCAGTATCAGAATCTCTCACAGTGGTGCGGTATCTCGATCCTCAGACAAAGTTGGCGAGAGGGCAGTTATACCACCTTGTGGCTctaccaccaccatcaccaaaAACTAACAAGAAGGTGAGGTTCGCGGATCCAGAAGTTCAAGATCTACACAAAAGTAACGTGGTTAGGATAAAGCTTGTTATTAGTAAGCAAGAACTGCAGAATATGCTGCAGAATGGAGGGTTTTCTGTTAGTAATATGTTGTCTCTAGTTCATGATGAGGTTAAGGTTCAAGATTTCACTCTAAAGAATGATGATGTCTCACAAGGCTGGAAACCAGCGTTGGAAAGCATACCTGAAGTAAAGTAG
- the LOC106757131 gene encoding uncharacterized protein At3g28850, translated as MGCVSSKLVKKEIKQEQLTVTNGGGYTNHVVSLTSSTYGALMLDKEKEQHLPTDEDSKTDKTSPLRNREEPEVINAWELMEGLEEGVPISNHPRKSPKSTPFLRGFLSTDTKTPLKFLNQFGSPKSLKKFTGKENKAQQGQSNGGVRRLDYNFSPKGILKPSNFSSPLKGSPIRPRRNSFGSDTKRRSPSPLFDPELLASYEKELTEEEEQIKRMVWATPKTRRVRKSLDSQTFVNTFEEKCPPKGENCVVIYTTTLRGIRKTFEECNKVRSIVESYCVHVIERDVSMDSGFKEELRKLMETKQVKVPVVFVKGRLVGGAEEVVKLEEEGKLGVLFDGIPQKTTGDCEGCGGVRFVMCVECNGSCKVLDDECKKNVRCGHCNENGLLQCPLCR; from the coding sequence ATGGGCTGCGTCTCTTCAAAACTCGTaaagaaagaaatcaaacaaGAACAACTCACTGTCACCAATGGCGGCGGTTACACCAATCACGTGGTATCCCTCACTTCATCCACCTATGGAGCACTGATGTTGGACAAGGAGAAGGAGCAGCACCTACCCACAGATGAAGATTCCAAAACGGACAAAACATCTCCTCTCAGGAACCGCGAAGAACCCGAAGTGATCAACGCTTGGGAACTCATGGAGGGTCTCGAAGAGGGAGTGCCCATTTCAAATCACCCAAGGAAAAGCCCCAAGTCCACACCTTTCCTTCGTGGGTTCCTCTCTACTGACACCAAAACCCCATTGAAGTTTCTCAACCAATTTGGGTCACCCAAGAGTCTTAAGAAGTTCACAGGGAAGGAGAACAAGGCTCAGCAAGGTCAATCCAATGGCGGTGTAAGACGCTTGGATTACAATTTTAGTCCAAAGGGGATCCTCAAACCCTCTAATTTTTCTTCTCCCTTAAAAGGGTCTCCGATACGTCCTCGAAGAAACAGTTTCGGCAGTGATACGAAGAGGAGGAGTCCTAGCCCTCTGTTTGACCCAGAGCTTCTCGCCTCCTATGAAAAAGAACTCACCGAAGAGGAAGAACAGATCAAGAGAATGGTGTGGGCCACCCCCAAAACCAGAAGAGTCAGAAAATCTTTGGACTCGCAAACTTTTGTTAACACCTTTGAGGAAAAGTGTCCTCCCAAAGGGGAAAATTGCGTTGTCATTTACACCACCACACTGCGAGGGATCAGAAAGACGTTTGAGGAATGCAATAAGGTTAGGTCCATTGTCGAGTCATATTGCGTGCACGTGATTGAGCGAGACGTGTCAATGGATTCGGGGTTCAAGGAGGAGTTGCGGAAGCTGATGGAGACAAAGCAAGTTAAGGTTCCGGTTGTGTTTGTGAAAGGAAGGTTGGTCGGGGGAGCTGAGGAAGTTGTGAAGTTGGAAGAAGAGGGGAAGTTGGGTGTTCTCTTTGATGGGATTCCTCAGAAGACGACGGGTGACTGTGAAGGTTGTGGTGGAGTGAGGTTTGTGATGTGTGTGGAGTGTAATGGAAGTTGTAAGGTTTTGGACGACGAATGCAAGAAGAATGTGAGGTGTGGTCACTGCAATGAGAATGGACTGCTTCAATGCCCTTTGTGTCGTTAA